One genomic segment of Peribacillus sp. FSL H8-0477 includes these proteins:
- the cyoE gene encoding heme o synthase yields the protein MSNMRAVPEAALKDSKAPIESTKIETTAWKDFLALIKVGIVNSNMITTFTGLWLALHFSGMHFLNNLDTMFFALAGSGLIMAGSCSFNNYYDRDIDPLMERTKNRPTVTGKVSPGKVLLLSIVLITVGVGFLALTNLTTAVIGLFGVIAYIGLYTMFAKRRFVSNTIVGSISGAVPPLIGWAAIDPQLGTLPWMLFLFMFLWQPPHFYALAMKRVEEYRAAGVPMLPVVKGFKRTKLSMNLWVATLIPLPFFMAELGYFYVILAVALSIGWLILGIYGYKMKDDIKWARLMFVYSLNYMTILFVVMVIVTLI from the coding sequence ATGTCAAACATGAGGGCTGTACCAGAAGCTGCCTTGAAGGACAGCAAGGCGCCCATTGAATCAACTAAAATAGAAACAACTGCTTGGAAAGACTTCCTCGCTCTAATAAAAGTAGGGATTGTTAATTCTAATATGATTACGACCTTTACAGGGTTGTGGCTAGCGCTTCACTTTTCAGGAATGCATTTTCTAAATAATTTAGATACCATGTTTTTTGCGCTGGCAGGTTCAGGGTTAATTATGGCTGGATCGTGTAGTTTCAATAATTATTATGACCGGGACATAGATCCTCTTATGGAAAGAACAAAAAACAGACCTACTGTGACTGGAAAAGTTAGTCCCGGAAAAGTACTGCTTTTGAGTATTGTGCTTATTACCGTTGGCGTAGGGTTTCTTGCCCTGACTAATTTGACCACTGCGGTTATTGGTTTATTTGGAGTTATTGCCTATATTGGCTTATATACAATGTTTGCTAAAAGAAGATTTGTTTCAAACACGATTGTAGGGAGTATTTCCGGCGCTGTACCGCCTTTAATCGGCTGGGCAGCGATCGATCCACAGCTTGGAACATTGCCATGGATGCTCTTTTTATTCATGTTCTTATGGCAGCCTCCGCATTTTTATGCGTTAGCAATGAAGCGGGTCGAAGAGTACCGGGCAGCCGGCGTACCAATGCTGCCAGTAGTTAAGGGGTTCAAGAGAACGAAGCTTTCAATGAATCTATGGGTTGCTACTTTGATTCCATTGCCGTTTTTCATGGCTGAGCTAGGATATTTTTATGTTATACTTGCCGTTGCTTTAAGTATAGGATGGCTTATACTTGGAATTTATGGGTATAAAATGAAGGATGATATTAAATGGGCTCGGTTAATGTTTGTCTATTCATTAAACTATATGACGATTTTATTTGTAGTAATGGTAATTGTAACCTTGATTTAA
- a CDS encoding cytochrome (ubi)quinol oxidase subunit III: protein MHAEEKFTDATWPASPEKATLEGKNKYLGFWLFLGGETVLFASLFATYLALKDKVPDDNMALAKDLFELPLTFIATMLLLTSSLTSVYAMYHMKNRDFKKMQSWLLVTVLLGAAFLALEVYEFNHYVHEFGHTFTSSAFGSAFYTLVGFHGGHVAFGLLWIISLMVRNAKRGLNLYNAPKFYLASLYWHFIDVVWVFIFTVVYLMGMVG, encoded by the coding sequence ATGCATGCAGAAGAAAAATTCACCGATGCAACTTGGCCTGCTTCCCCCGAGAAAGCTACCCTTGAAGGTAAAAATAAATATCTAGGGTTCTGGCTGTTTCTTGGCGGCGAAACAGTGTTGTTCGCATCACTATTTGCCACATACTTGGCATTAAAAGATAAAGTGCCTGATGATAATATGGCGCTGGCTAAAGATCTTTTCGAGCTTCCATTAACCTTTATTGCAACGATGCTTTTGTTGACAAGTTCATTGACAAGTGTTTATGCGATGTATCATATGAAAAACCGTGATTTCAAAAAAATGCAGTCTTGGCTGCTAGTTACAGTATTGCTTGGAGCAGCATTCCTTGCACTTGAAGTGTATGAGTTTAATCATTACGTACATGAATTTGGTCACACGTTTACGAGCAGCGCCTTTGGTTCTGCATTCTATACGCTCGTAGGTTTCCATGGCGGGCACGTAGCGTTCGGGCTTCTGTGGATCATATCATTAATGGTTCGTAATGCTAAGCGTGGTTTAAACTTGTATAATGCCCCTAAATTTTATCTTGCTAGTCTTTATTGGCATTTTATTGATGTAGTATGGGTATTTATCTTTACAGTAGTATACTTAATGGGAATGGTGGGATAA
- a CDS encoding peptidyl-prolyl cis-trans isomerase: protein MESIVLIKGKVKYPITLDPGVWIFDDRKVEIEAYFHAEKVEVDELEEYTIATSKHWEKEIREGSTMPPTLKTEKRFEKQRLLEGTFVIPFEPFLNNSVPDDSASSIIVETADHEHTFTLEEARTFAIGFSIDGKPIKENGPCYVYFGDGSNINNPIKDIRSFTLK from the coding sequence GTGGAATCCATAGTATTAATAAAAGGCAAGGTAAAATATCCAATAACACTCGATCCAGGGGTATGGATCTTTGATGACCGTAAAGTAGAAATTGAGGCATACTTTCATGCCGAAAAGGTCGAAGTGGATGAATTAGAGGAATATACAATTGCTACATCTAAACATTGGGAGAAAGAGATTCGAGAAGGCTCAACCATGCCTCCCACATTAAAGACAGAAAAAAGGTTTGAAAAACAAAGACTTTTAGAAGGAACATTTGTTATTCCATTCGAACCTTTTTTAAATAATTCCGTTCCAGATGATAGCGCCTCCAGCATCATTGTTGAAACTGCTGATCATGAACATACCTTTACATTAGAGGAAGCTAGAACATTTGCTATTGGTTTTTCAATAGACGGCAAGCCTATTAAAGAGAATGGACCTTGTTATGTTTATTTTGGTGATGGGTCAAATATTAATAATCCCATTAAAGACATCCGTTCTTTTACGTTAAAATAA
- the ctaF gene encoding cytochrome c oxidase subunit IVB: MANEQSNSANPNFNLKYRRKQSAEEMKHQVVTFVLMIFFTLIAFAAVAIEGISPWFIKPTLLLLAAVQVIFQLYYFMHMKHKGHGAITLFIFSGLLVGLITVLAFVTIVWL, encoded by the coding sequence ATGGCGAATGAACAATCAAATTCAGCTAATCCAAATTTTAATTTAAAGTATCGCCGTAAGCAAAGTGCTGAAGAAATGAAGCATCAAGTTGTTACGTTTGTACTGATGATTTTCTTTACATTAATTGCTTTTGCAGCTGTGGCTATTGAGGGGATTTCACCTTGGTTTATTAAACCAACACTTCTGCTTCTCGCTGCAGTTCAGGTTATTTTCCAGCTTTATTATTTCATGCATATGAAGCATAAAGGTCATGGAGCAATAACATTGTTTATTTTTTCGGGCTTGTTAGTGGGGTTAATAACCGTACTAGCATTCGTAACCATTGTTTGGCTGTAA
- the ctaD gene encoding cytochrome c oxidase subunit I: MSTYAKKKGFGATLWDFLTTVDHKKIAILYLITGGLFFVVGGLEAMFIRIQLAVPNNDFVSAGLYNEIITMHGTTMIFLAAMPLVFALMNAIMPLQIGARDVAFPFLNSLGFWLFFFGGTFLNLSWFMGGAPDAGWTSYASLALQSEGHGIDFYVLGLQISGLGTLIGGINFLVTIINMRTPGMTYMRMPLFTWSTFVVSALILFAFPPLTVGLTLMMFDRMFGANFFVTAAGGNTIIWEHLFWIFGHPEVYILILPAFGVFSELFATFSRKRLFGYSSMVFATVLIGFLGFMVWAHHMFTVGLGPIANAIFAVATMAIAVPTGIKIFNWIFTMWGGKVRFTTPMLYAVAFIPSFTMGGVTGIMNAAAPADYQYHDSYFVVAHFHYVIVGGVVLGLLAGITFYWPKMFGTMLNETLGKITFWFFLIGFHLTFFIQHFLGLLGMPRRVFTYQKDLGWDTSNMISTVGAFLMAVGVLVMVYNIIITSIKNEKVGNDPWGDGRTLEWAIPSPPPFYNFKQLPLVRGLDPYWIEKMEGKTEMTPAEPLGDIHMPNGSILPVTISLGLFVAAFGALFHMDDKAWSIPVIIIGLLITFGSMLIRSVKDDHGYHIHKEDLMDNTDKGGKS, from the coding sequence GTGAGTACGTACGCTAAGAAAAAAGGATTTGGCGCTACATTATGGGACTTTTTAACAACAGTTGACCATAAAAAAATCGCCATTCTTTACCTTATAACCGGCGGATTGTTCTTTGTTGTCGGCGGGCTGGAAGCAATGTTTATTCGAATTCAGCTGGCTGTTCCAAACAATGATTTTGTAAGTGCCGGATTATACAATGAAATTATAACAATGCATGGTACGACGATGATTTTCCTGGCGGCAATGCCTTTGGTTTTTGCTCTCATGAACGCAATAATGCCATTGCAAATAGGGGCGCGTGATGTTGCGTTCCCATTCTTAAACTCACTAGGATTTTGGTTATTTTTCTTTGGTGGTACATTCTTAAATCTTTCATGGTTTATGGGTGGGGCACCTGATGCAGGATGGACTTCTTATGCCTCGCTTGCCTTGCAATCTGAAGGGCATGGCATAGATTTCTATGTACTAGGACTGCAGATATCTGGTTTGGGTACGTTAATAGGCGGGATTAATTTCTTGGTGACGATTATTAATATGCGTACACCAGGAATGACATATATGCGGATGCCGTTATTTACGTGGTCAACTTTCGTTGTTTCTGCACTTATTTTATTTGCATTCCCTCCATTGACTGTTGGTTTGACATTAATGATGTTTGACCGTATGTTCGGTGCAAACTTCTTTGTTACAGCAGCAGGAGGTAACACGATTATTTGGGAGCATTTATTCTGGATTTTCGGACATCCTGAAGTATACATTCTGATTCTGCCGGCATTCGGTGTGTTTTCAGAACTATTTGCTACTTTCTCAAGAAAAAGATTATTCGGTTATTCATCAATGGTGTTTGCCACAGTCCTTATTGGGTTCCTTGGATTCATGGTTTGGGCTCACCATATGTTTACCGTTGGATTAGGACCGATTGCAAATGCAATTTTCGCTGTTGCCACTATGGCAATCGCTGTTCCTACTGGAATTAAAATCTTTAACTGGATTTTTACTATGTGGGGCGGAAAAGTTCGTTTTACTACACCAATGCTTTATGCTGTTGCGTTTATTCCTTCCTTTACAATGGGTGGAGTAACCGGGATTATGAACGCAGCTGCACCAGCAGATTATCAATATCATGACAGTTATTTTGTTGTTGCACATTTCCATTATGTAATTGTTGGTGGAGTTGTTCTAGGTCTTCTAGCAGGTATTACTTTCTATTGGCCGAAAATGTTTGGAACTATGTTAAATGAAACGCTTGGAAAAATTACATTCTGGTTCTTCTTAATCGGGTTCCATTTAACATTCTTTATCCAGCATTTCCTTGGACTTTTAGGCATGCCTCGTCGTGTATTCACGTATCAAAAGGATCTCGGCTGGGACACATCTAATATGATTAGTACGGTTGGAGCTTTCCTCATGGCTGTTGGGGTTCTTGTAATGGTCTATAATATCATCATTACATCCATCAAGAATGAGAAAGTTGGAAATGATCCTTGGGGCGACGGACGTACCCTTGAATGGGCAATTCCATCTCCACCGCCATTCTATAACTTTAAACAACTTCCGCTTGTTCGCGGGTTAGATCCATATTGGATTGAAAAGATGGAAGGCAAAACTGAAATGACTCCAGCTGAACCACTTGGTGATATTCATATGCCAAATGGATCTATTTTACCAGTAACGATTTCTTTAGGACTTTTTGTTGCTGCATTTGGTGCATTATTTCATATGGATGATAAAGCATGGTCTATACCTGTTATTATCATTGGCTTATTAATCACCTTTGGATCGATGCTCATCCGTTCTGTTAAGGATGATCATGGTTACCATATTCATAAAGAAGACCTTATGGATAATACAGATAAGGGAGGTAAGTCATAA
- a CDS encoding COX15/CtaA family protein, whose amino-acid sequence MHRGLKWLAVFTTFGMLLILLGGALVTKTDSGMGCGRSWPLCEGQLIPKVITKELVIELAHRVISGAVGIMVVALSLWSWKSIGHIRETKFLSAISFFFLLAQGLIGAAAVLWGQSDFVLALHFGISLISFASVFMLTLLIFEIDTKFKAEELIVDKRMKFHIVGIITYCFVVVYTGALVRHTESSLVCTGWPTCVNGSFALPYNLNQWIQMGHRAIAGLIFIWVTYAAYLAIKHYKHQKVLYWGWITAFILVFLQVLAGAFIIFSRQNLFIALSHALFIACFFGVMSYLLLLTSRSKQNAARVNQTASSNQNTLSAK is encoded by the coding sequence GTGCATCGTGGATTAAAATGGTTGGCCGTTTTTACAACATTCGGGATGCTGCTTATCCTTCTCGGGGGTGCCTTAGTCACCAAGACCGATTCAGGTATGGGGTGTGGACGTTCATGGCCGTTGTGCGAAGGGCAATTAATTCCAAAAGTCATTACAAAAGAATTAGTCATTGAACTCGCCCATCGTGTTATTTCTGGAGCAGTTGGCATTATGGTAGTAGCACTCTCCCTTTGGTCATGGAAAAGCATAGGACATATTCGAGAAACAAAATTCCTCTCGGCTATATCATTTTTCTTCTTATTGGCTCAAGGCTTAATTGGAGCAGCCGCAGTACTATGGGGACAATCAGATTTTGTACTAGCCCTCCATTTTGGGATTTCACTAATCTCGTTTGCCTCTGTTTTTATGTTAACCCTTTTAATATTTGAAATTGATACGAAGTTTAAAGCAGAAGAGCTTATCGTTGATAAACGAATGAAGTTTCATATTGTGGGGATCATTACTTATTGCTTTGTCGTTGTATACACAGGAGCACTCGTTAGGCATACGGAGTCTAGTCTAGTTTGCACAGGCTGGCCGACTTGTGTTAATGGAAGCTTCGCTCTCCCGTATAATTTGAACCAATGGATTCAAATGGGGCATAGGGCTATCGCAGGTTTAATTTTCATATGGGTTACATATGCTGCTTACCTTGCCATAAAGCATTATAAACATCAAAAAGTTTTATATTGGGGCTGGATTACTGCCTTTATTTTAGTTTTCTTACAAGTACTTGCAGGGGCATTCATCATATTCTCTAGACAAAACTTATTCATTGCCCTATCACATGCTTTATTTATCGCTTGTTTCTTTGGAGTAATGAGTTACCTCCTGCTGTTGACTTCTAGGAGTAAACAAAATGCAGCCAGAGTTAATCAAACAGCCTCTTCCAATCAAAACACCCTATCAGCAAAATAG
- the coxB gene encoding cytochrome c oxidase subunit II — MKKRLQNWRLISLFAIMTLFLAGCGNAQLSALNPAGEVAKTQYDLMVLSTLIMVLVIIVVVILFVIVLFRFRHKKGDDSIPKQVEGSHKLEIIWTTIPILLLIILAVPTVISTFDLADTKAMDVKDKDGKTKDALVVNVRANLYWWEFEYPDLGIVTSQELVVPTDQKVYFNLKSSDVKHSFWVPSVGGKLDTNVDGTNQFYLEFDNEKSKEAENLFHGKCAELCGPSHALMDFKVKTKTKDDFTAWVKDMQGVKEAVPAEGDVAKQGEEIFAESCIGCHAVTPNDSRPEAARLAPNLANFGDREKIAGVLDHTDEELGNWLEDPEKYKPGNKMTGTYGELDDEQISALTEYLMNLKVESK; from the coding sequence ATGAAAAAAAGGCTGCAAAACTGGCGTCTAATCTCATTATTTGCCATTATGACGCTCTTCTTGGCCGGCTGTGGCAACGCGCAATTGTCCGCACTGAATCCAGCAGGGGAAGTTGCAAAAACTCAATATGACTTAATGGTGTTAAGTACATTAATTATGGTACTGGTCATTATTGTGGTTGTTATTTTATTTGTTATTGTTTTATTCCGTTTCCGCCACAAAAAGGGAGACGATTCCATTCCTAAGCAAGTGGAAGGAAGTCATAAGTTAGAAATAATTTGGACGACTATTCCGATTTTGCTATTAATCATTCTTGCTGTTCCAACAGTAATATCTACGTTTGATTTAGCAGATACAAAGGCTATGGATGTGAAAGATAAGGATGGAAAGACAAAGGACGCTTTGGTTGTCAATGTTAGAGCTAACCTTTACTGGTGGGAATTTGAATATCCTGATTTAGGAATTGTAACAAGTCAGGAACTAGTTGTACCAACTGATCAAAAGGTTTATTTCAATCTAAAATCTTCTGATGTAAAACATTCGTTCTGGGTTCCTTCTGTAGGTGGGAAACTGGATACGAACGTAGATGGTACCAACCAATTTTATCTTGAATTCGATAATGAAAAATCAAAAGAAGCTGAAAACCTTTTCCATGGTAAATGTGCTGAGTTATGCGGACCATCACATGCTTTAATGGACTTTAAGGTCAAAACAAAAACAAAAGATGACTTTACTGCATGGGTAAAAGATATGCAGGGAGTTAAAGAAGCCGTTCCTGCTGAAGGCGATGTAGCTAAACAGGGGGAAGAAATTTTTGCTGAAAGCTGTATCGGCTGTCATGCAGTTACACCAAACGATAGTCGTCCTGAAGCGGCTCGTTTAGCACCAAACTTAGCTAACTTTGGCGATCGAGAGAAAATTGCCGGTGTCTTGGATCATACTGATGAAGAATTAGGAAATTGGTTAGAAGATCCGGAAAAATATAAACCAGGTAATAAAATGACTGGGACTTATGGGGAACTTGATGACGAACAAATCAGTGCTCTTACAGAATATTTGATGAATCTCAAGGTTGAAAGCAAATAA
- a CDS encoding YlaN family protein — translation MASEMLVNHREKAYALLKADAEKILKLIKVQMDNLTMPQCPLYEEVLDTQMFGLSREIDFAVRLGLVNGDEGKALLEKLERELSVLHEASLRK, via the coding sequence ATGGCATCTGAAATGCTTGTCAATCATCGAGAAAAAGCCTATGCACTGTTAAAAGCAGATGCTGAAAAAATTTTAAAATTAATTAAAGTACAAATGGATAACCTCACTATGCCTCAATGCCCTCTTTACGAAGAGGTTTTGGATACGCAAATGTTCGGCTTATCACGAGAGATCGACTTCGCTGTTCGTTTAGGCTTGGTGAATGGTGATGAGGGGAAAGCTCTCTTAGAAAAACTCGAAAGAGAATTATCCGTGCTGCACGAAGCATCTCTTAGGAAATGA
- the pyc gene encoding pyruvate carboxylase, which yields MMGNRIKKVLAANRGEIAIRIFRACTELDIRTVAIYSKEDHGSYHRFKADEAYLVGKDKKPIDAYLDIEGIIEIAKKSHVDAIHPGYGFLSENIEFARRCEEEGIIFIGPKSQHLDMFGDKVKARHQAVLANIPVIPGSDGPIDNVEEVEAFGNKYGYPIIIKASLGGGGRGMRIVNNPEEVRESYDRAKSEAKAAFGNDEVYVERFIKNPKHIEVQILGDEHQNIVHLFERDCSVQRRHQKVVEVAPSVSVSEDLREQICNAAVHLMKNVNYVNAGTVEFLVADNEFYFIEVNPRVQVEHTVTEMVTGIDIVQSQILIARGHDLHDNVIGIPEQSLITTNGYAIQSRITTEDPLNNFMPDTGTIMAYRSSGGFGVRLDAGNAFQGAVITPYYDSLLVKLSVHAMTFEKAASKMVRNLKEFRIRGIKTNIAFLENVVKHEKFCSGEYDTSFIDSTPELFTFPVRKDRGTKMLSYIGNVTVNGFPGVEQQKKPVFDYPAVPETKSIITKDGSKQILDQHGADGLINWIKAQNEVLITDTTFRDAHQSLLATRVRTSDLLQIAEPTSKLLPNLFSMEVWGGATFDVAYRFLKEDPWDRLLSLREKVPNVLLQMLLRASNAVGYKNYPDNVIREFVDKSANAGIDVFRIFDSLNWVKSMEVAIDAVRQSGKVAEAAICYTGDINDPSRRKYNIDYYKNMAKELENQGAHILAIKDMAGLLKPESAYRLISELKETISIPIHLHTHDTAGNGTFMYAKAIEAGVDIVDTALGSMAGLTSQPSAQTLYYALEGTKRQPTIEIKPLEQLSTYWEDVRKYYKDFESGMNAPHTEVYKHEMPGGQYSNLQQQAKAVGLGDRWDDVKEMYSRVNAMFGDIVKVTPSSKVVGDMALFMVQNELDEESVLEKGKTIDFPDSVIELFEGYLGQPEGGFPKELQKVILKGKQPITVRPGELLDEVDFKALREELFNEINRPVTDFDLLAYALYPKVFLDYVRTLEQFGDLSSLDTPTFLYGMRLGEEIEVEIEVGKTLIVKLISIGEPLADGTRAIYFDLNGQSRQVIIKDESVTSSVTTKQKADPKNKSHIGATMPGTVIKVVVEKGDKVKQGDHLIINEAMKMETTVQAPFSGTVKAIHVNNGEAISTGDLLIELT from the coding sequence ATGATGGGAAATCGTATCAAAAAAGTACTTGCAGCAAACCGTGGAGAAATTGCAATTCGGATATTCCGTGCGTGTACGGAATTAGATATTAGAACTGTGGCTATTTATTCTAAGGAAGACCACGGGTCATATCATAGGTTTAAAGCCGATGAAGCGTACTTGGTAGGCAAAGACAAAAAACCAATTGATGCGTACCTAGACATTGAAGGAATTATTGAAATTGCGAAGAAAAGTCATGTCGACGCCATTCATCCTGGTTATGGATTTCTGTCTGAAAATATAGAGTTTGCCCGGCGGTGTGAAGAAGAAGGGATCATCTTTATTGGACCCAAATCCCAACATCTAGATATGTTTGGAGATAAAGTGAAGGCACGCCATCAGGCGGTGCTCGCAAATATTCCGGTTATCCCGGGAAGTGACGGCCCAATTGACAATGTTGAAGAAGTCGAAGCTTTCGGGAATAAGTACGGTTACCCCATTATCATAAAAGCTTCACTTGGCGGTGGAGGACGCGGAATGCGGATTGTGAATAATCCTGAAGAAGTTCGTGAGTCCTATGATCGTGCAAAGTCAGAGGCGAAAGCTGCCTTTGGTAATGATGAAGTCTATGTAGAACGTTTTATAAAGAATCCTAAACATATAGAAGTTCAAATTTTAGGTGATGAACATCAAAATATCGTCCATTTATTTGAACGTGACTGCTCCGTGCAGCGCCGTCACCAAAAAGTGGTAGAAGTTGCACCTTCCGTTTCCGTTTCTGAAGATTTACGTGAACAGATCTGTAATGCCGCGGTGCATTTAATGAAAAATGTAAATTATGTAAATGCAGGTACAGTGGAGTTCTTGGTTGCGGATAATGAATTTTATTTCATAGAAGTTAATCCACGTGTACAAGTTGAACATACCGTAACGGAAATGGTTACCGGTATTGATATCGTTCAATCGCAAATCTTGATAGCAAGAGGACACGACCTGCACGATAATGTCATTGGAATCCCTGAGCAATCTCTAATCACGACGAATGGATATGCAATCCAATCAAGGATTACTACAGAAGATCCCTTAAATAATTTTATGCCTGACACAGGAACCATTATGGCGTATCGTTCCAGCGGTGGATTTGGTGTCCGTTTAGATGCGGGTAATGCTTTTCAGGGGGCAGTGATTACTCCTTATTATGACTCCTTATTAGTGAAGTTATCTGTCCATGCAATGACGTTTGAAAAAGCTGCGTCTAAAATGGTGCGAAATCTGAAGGAATTCCGGATCCGCGGAATTAAAACGAATATTGCTTTCCTTGAAAATGTAGTGAAACATGAAAAATTCTGTTCAGGTGAATATGATACATCCTTTATCGATTCTACGCCTGAACTGTTTACATTCCCAGTTCGTAAAGACCGCGGAACTAAGATGTTATCTTATATTGGCAATGTAACGGTTAATGGTTTCCCAGGAGTTGAACAGCAAAAGAAACCAGTTTTTGATTATCCTGCTGTTCCAGAAACAAAGAGTATCATCACAAAAGACGGCAGTAAACAAATACTAGATCAACATGGCGCTGACGGTCTTATAAATTGGATAAAAGCACAAAATGAGGTGCTGATTACGGATACAACATTCCGTGATGCACATCAATCACTTCTTGCTACTCGTGTTAGAACGTCCGATCTATTGCAGATTGCGGAGCCTACATCAAAACTTCTTCCTAATTTATTCTCAATGGAAGTATGGGGCGGAGCAACCTTTGATGTAGCCTATCGTTTCTTAAAAGAAGATCCTTGGGACAGGCTTCTTAGTCTTCGTGAAAAGGTACCCAATGTATTACTGCAAATGCTGCTTCGTGCTTCAAATGCAGTCGGTTATAAAAATTATCCTGATAATGTTATTCGGGAATTTGTTGATAAATCAGCGAATGCCGGCATTGATGTTTTTAGAATCTTTGATAGTCTAAATTGGGTTAAAAGTATGGAAGTTGCGATTGATGCGGTTCGTCAATCAGGTAAAGTCGCTGAGGCAGCTATCTGCTATACTGGCGATATAAATGATCCGAGCCGTAGAAAGTATAATATAGATTATTATAAGAACATGGCTAAAGAACTTGAAAACCAAGGAGCACATATCCTCGCTATCAAGGACATGGCAGGTCTATTGAAACCGGAAAGTGCTTATCGATTGATTTCCGAATTAAAAGAGACCATCTCTATTCCAATTCATCTTCATACTCATGATACAGCGGGTAACGGTACGTTTATGTATGCAAAAGCGATAGAAGCAGGAGTCGATATCGTGGATACGGCATTAGGGTCTATGGCAGGATTAACTTCGCAGCCTAGTGCTCAAACATTATATTATGCGCTTGAAGGCACTAAACGACAACCAACAATTGAAATTAAACCACTTGAACAACTTTCAACGTATTGGGAAGATGTTCGGAAATATTATAAAGACTTCGAGAGTGGAATGAATGCTCCTCATACAGAAGTCTATAAGCATGAAATGCCAGGCGGTCAATACAGCAATCTTCAACAGCAGGCAAAAGCTGTGGGACTTGGAGATCGCTGGGATGATGTGAAGGAAATGTACAGCCGTGTGAACGCTATGTTCGGTGATATTGTCAAAGTGACGCCTTCTTCTAAGGTTGTGGGTGATATGGCCTTGTTTATGGTACAAAATGAGTTAGACGAAGAATCTGTCCTGGAAAAAGGTAAAACAATTGATTTTCCTGATTCAGTCATTGAGTTATTTGAAGGGTATTTAGGCCAGCCAGAAGGCGGGTTCCCGAAAGAACTTCAGAAAGTCATTCTTAAAGGTAAGCAGCCTATTACAGTTCGCCCGGGAGAATTACTTGACGAAGTTGATTTCAAGGCCCTAAGAGAAGAACTATTTAACGAAATCAACCGTCCAGTTACGGATTTCGATCTTTTAGCTTATGCCCTATATCCAAAGGTGTTTCTTGATTACGTGAGAACTCTTGAACAATTTGGAGATTTGTCAAGTCTTGATACGCCAACCTTCTTATATGGAATGAGACTTGGGGAAGAAATAGAAGTGGAGATAGAGGTAGGGAAAACACTTATTGTTAAACTAATTTCAATTGGTGAGCCTCTAGCTGACGGCACAAGAGCTATTTACTTCGATTTGAATGGACAGTCACGTCAAGTAATCATTAAAGATGAAAGTGTTACATCCTCGGTAACAACGAAACAAAAAGCAGATCCAAAGAACAAGTCTCATATTGGTGCGACTATGCCAGGGACTGTTATTAAAGTAGTGGTGGAAAAAGGAGATAAGGTTAAGCAGGGAGACCATTTAATTATTAATGAAGCAATGAAAATGGAAACTACTGTACAAGCTCCTTTCTCAGGAACCGTAAAAGCAATACATGTAAACAATGGAGAAGCAATCAGCACAGGTGATTTATTAATTGAATTAACTTAA